A stretch of the Erinaceus europaeus chromosome 23, mEriEur2.1, whole genome shotgun sequence genome encodes the following:
- the LOC103122648 gene encoding olfactory receptor 1361-like has translation MEGDNHTQVTKFLLLGLSQDPREQQVLFLLFLSMYLVTGLGNLLIILAIVTDPRLHTPMYFFLANLASVDVCFTSTTVPKMLANHVSGRQGISYAGCLTQTFFFILLADIDSLLLTAMAYDRYVAICHPLHYATSVTPQLCALLVAASWAAALGNAMLHTVLLTRLSFCTHNRVPHFFCELSTLLKLACSDNSLNNTMVFTVGSLFVFTPFLGILVSYLHIFAAVMKIPSMMGKRKAFSTCSSHLSVVCLFYGTLIGVYFNPASSHTAQKDTAAAVMYTVVTPMLNPFIYSLRNKDMKGALGSLLCRKPILSVR, from the coding sequence ATGGAAGGTGACAACCACACCCAGGTGACCAAGTTCCTCCTCCTGGGTCTCTCCCAGGACCCCAGGGAGCAGCAGGTgctgttcctcctcttcctctccatgtACCTGGTCACAGGGCTGGGGAACCTGCTCATCATCCTGGCCATCGTCACGgacccccggctccacacccccatgtacttcttcctggcCAACCTGGCCTCTGTGGACGTCTGCTTCACCTCCACCACCGTCCCCAAGATGCTGGCCAACCACGTGAGTGGACGCCAGGGCATCTCCTACGCGGGCTGCCTCACCCAGACCTTCTTCTTCATTCTGTTGGCCGATATTGATAGCCTGCTGCTGACGGCCATGGcgtatgaccgctatgtggccatctgtcacCCGCTGCACTATGCCACCTCTGTGACCCCCCAGCTCTGTGCCCTCCTGGTGGCCGCCTCCTGGGCCGCAGCCCTTGGTAATGCCATGCTACACACGGTATTGCTGACCCGTCtctccttctgcacccacaacCGGGTCCCCCATTTCTTCTGTGAGCTCAGCACTTTGCTCAAGCTGGCCTGTTCAGACAACTCTCTTAACAATACCATGGTCTTCACGGTAGGAAGCCTTTTTGTTTTCACTCCCTTCCTGGGCATCCTGGTCTCTTACCTGCACATCTTTGCAGCCGTGATGAAGATCCCTTCCATGATGGGCAAGCGGAAGGCTTTCTCTACCTGCAGCTCCCACCTGTCCGTGGTCTGTCTGTTCTATGGGACCCTTATTGGGGTCTATTTCAACCCTGCCTCCTCCCACACAGCCCAGAAGGACACAGCTGCTGCTGTGATGTACACGGTGGTCACCCCTATGCTCAACCCTTTCATCTACAGCCTCCGGAACAAGGACATGAAGGGGGCTCTGGGTTCCCTCTTGTGTAGGAAACCAATTCTGTCCGTAAGATAA
- the LOC103122647 gene encoding olfactory receptor 1361-like gives MYLVTGLGNLLIVLAIVTDPRLHTPMYFFLANLASVDVCFTSTTVPKMLANHVSGRQGISYAGCLTQMFFFIWCAGIDSFLLTAMAYDRYVAICHPLHYATSVTPQLCALLVAASWAGALGNSLTHTLLLTRLSFCTNNRVPHFFCDLSPLLKLACSDTFINHILVNTVGALPIITPFLGILVSYLRIFAAVMKIPSMMGKRKAFSTCGSHLSVVCLFYGTLIGVYFNPASSHTAQKDTVAAVMYTVVTPMLNPFIYSLRNRDIHGALGSLICRKRVLTG, from the coding sequence atgtACCTGGTCACGGGGCTGGGGAACCTGCTCATCGTCCTGGCCATCGTCACGgacccccggctccacacccccatgtacttcttcctggcCAACCTGGCCTCTGTGGACGTCTGCTTCACCTCCACCACCGTCCCCAAGATGCTGGCCAACCACGTGAGTGGACGCCAGGGCATCTCCTACGCGGGCTGCCTCACCCAGATGTTCTTCTTCATCTGGTGTGCTGGTATAGACAGCTTCCTGTTGACGGCCATGGcgtatgaccgctatgtggccatctgtcacCCGCTGCACTATGCCACCTCTGTGACCCCTCAGCTCTGTGCCCTCCTGGTGGCCGCCTCCTGGGCCGGAGCCTTGGGGAATTCTTTGACTCACACGCTGTTACTAACCCGTCTCTCCTTCTGTACCAACAACCGGGTCCCCCATTTCTTCTGTGACCTCAGCCCTCTGCTCAAGCTGGCCTGCTCAGACACCTTCATCAACCATATCCTGGTGAACACAGTGGGTGCACTACCCATCATCACACCTTTCCTGGGCATCCTGGTCTCATACCTGCGCATCTTTGCAGCTGTGATGAAGATCCCGTCCATGATGGGCAAGCGGAAGGCCTTCTCCACCTGCGGCTCCCACCTGTCCGTGGTCTGTCTGTTCTATGGGACCCTCATTGGGGTCTATTTCAACCCCGCCTCCTCGCACACAGCTCAGAAGGACACTGTTGCGGCCGTGATGTACACGGTGGTCACCCCCATGCTCAACCCCTTCATCTACAGCCTCCGGAACAGGGACATCCACGGGGCTCTGGGGTCCCTCATCTGCAGGAAGCGGGTGTTGACGGGGTGA
- the LOC103122646 gene encoding olfactory receptor 1361-like, which yields MEGDNHTQVTEFLLLGLSQDPREQQVLFLLFLSMYLVTGLGNLLIVLAIVTDPRLHTPMYFFLANLASVDVCFTSTTVPKMLANHVSGRQGISYAGCLTQMFFFIWCAGIDSFLLTAMAYDRYVAICHPLHYATSVTPQLCALLVAASWAGALGNSLTHTLLLTRLSFCNHNRVPHFFCDLSPLLKLACSDTFINHVLVNTVGALPVFIPFLGILVSYLRIFAAVMKIPSMKGKQKAFSTCGSHLSVVCLFYGTITGVYFSPTSSHTAWKDTVAALMYTVVTPMLNPFIYSLRNKDIHGALGALISRKPTETQ from the coding sequence ATGGAAGGGGACAACCACACCCAGGTGACCGAGTTCCTCCTCCTGGGTCTCTCCCAGGACCCCAGGGAGCAGCAGGTgctgttcctcctcttcctctccatgtACCTGGTCACGGGGCTGGGGAACCTGCTCATCGTCCTGGCCATCGTCACGgacccccggctccacacccccatgtacttcttcctggcCAACCTGGCCTCTGTGGACGTCTGCTTCACCTCCACCACGGTCCCCAAGATGCTGGCCAACCACGTGAGTGGACGCCAGGGCATCTCCTACGCGGGCTGCCTCACCCAGATGTTCTTCTTCATCTGGTGTGCTGGTATAGACAGCTTCCTGTTGACGGCCATGGcgtatgaccgctatgtggccatctgtcacCCGCTGCACTATGCCACCTCTGTGACCCCTCAGCTCTGTGCCCTCCTGGTGGCCGCCTCCTGGGCCGGAGCCTTGGGGAATTCTTTGACTCACACGCTGTTACTGACCCGTCTCTCCTTCTGCAACCACAACCGGGTCCCCCATTTCTTCTGTGACCTCAGCCCTCTGCTCAAGCTGGCCTGCTCAGACACCTTCATCAACCATGTCCTGGTGAACACGGTCGGGGCCCTGCCTGTCTTCATCCCTTTCCTGGGCATCCTGGTCTCGTACCTGCGCATCTTTGCAGCCGTGATGAAGATCCCGTCCATGAAGGGAAAGCAGAAGGCCTTCTCCACCTGCGGCTCCCACCTGTCCGTGGTCTGTCTGTTCTATGGGACCATCACGGGGGTCTATTTCAGCCCCACCTCCTCGCACACAGCCTGGAAGGACACTGTTGCGGCCTTGATGTACACGGTGGTCACCCCCATGCTGAACCCCTTCATCTACAGCCTCCGGAACAAGGACATCCATGGGGCCCTGGGGGCCCTCATCAGCAGGAAGCCCACGGAGACTCAGTGA